The following nucleotide sequence is from Labeo rohita strain BAU-BD-2019 chromosome 3, IGBB_LRoh.1.0, whole genome shotgun sequence.
tttcaaataagtaacgccagttacttttttccccatttattgattgacaagtctcctgtcgggaaattgggagtaaacatgttgttactgtattctagactaaatgtgaacatgcattaattcatctcactcacaaaaacagattcagtattcctcaaaatgagtaaaaacagtgaaatgcaaactcataatatgacgcaaccctgcaataattaaatatgttaaataaatcaaatatcctttatttaatcccattttattaactaatgtctttgctgctgaccttcgatgatgcaaatCAGCCATagtaataagcaaaaattactttagataaactaaaatttgtgcttctttttttttttaaatagatgaaGAGTGATattctcctgcataaatgtacttttctttcagcctgaggtgaatacatttcatttttggtgtaaaagggcttttacattagaattgttttatattaaaaacaaagaagcaagccccgcccagatttaaaaagtaactcaaagttagcgtaacgcattactttccattgaaagtaactaagtaatgtaattagttacttttttagggagtaacgcaaaattgtaatgcattacttttaaaagtaactttccccaacactgttgaggagtaactagttacatgtaacagggttatgtaatttaattacaaaataaatgtaactgtaatctgttacagttactgagaaaaaaatgtgtaataaaattaGGTTCTTAAGAAAATGTTAACGATTAAAAAGGGGGTTACATAAAATgtgacacatgcttatttgataactgttttattttctatttaggTTCATGTACATACTTCTAGAcattttttccaaggcattttAGATGTCAGTGATTcctgtcatagctatgcaaagatttgtttttaaaaaaaacagtgtcaTAGCTAAtgaactacactaccagtcaaaatatctttaatggttttaatatatatatagagagagagagattaatactttttatttagcaagatgctttaaattgatcaaaagtgatgataaagacatttataatgttacaaaagatttttatttcagataaatgcaattcttctgaactttctattcatcaaagaaacctgaaacaattATACcttgctgttttcaacataataataataaatgttttttgagcagcaaatcagaatattagaatcatctctgaaggatcatgtgactggagtaatgatgataaaaaatcagttttcaaatcacaggaataaattacattttaaaatatattcaaatagaaaagttattttaaatagtaaaaatatttcaaaaatgttagtttttgctgtaaattggatcaaataaatgcaggcttggtgagcagaagagacttctttaaaaaaaacattaaaaatcttagtgttcaaaaacttttgactggtagtgtatgtgattttaaatcagtatttaactTCAGAACAacctcaaagtaaaaagaggtcagtctgattttgtggtgactgttttttcaaattaaattttttattatcgTAATTCAGTTGATGAAGGAgtcagtaatcagtgttgagtactactgtaaggttaactctgcctgctttaatgtttaaaaatgaataatagttgaaaacattcattagaaattgataaaagtaatcaaaaagtaatcaaatgtaatcagttattttaataaagcaatTGCAATAGTTGCACtacttattgcattttaaatagggtaaattgtaatctgtaatctaatacatttccaaagtaaccttcccatcatttgaaattgtacttttttttaacattaatttgagATGCTGACATGTAGTAGTAGTATAGTAGTAGTAATCAGGACAGTAGTAGTAAACTAGGGGTAGTAAACTTTCAGTACTattgtattttcattattttttgagGTAGGTACACAAAAACACTAGCAACAAAATACAGTGGTACTACCTTGTGTTTTAACAGGTGCCATTGTGTTCTTTGAAGTACAATGGAGCACCACAGTACACAAATATGGGTACCAATTTGCACTATGCTATATTTaccaattttttaaatgtaggacCATAAAACCACCAACAAAAAGTATTATGCTTTTTATATGTAACATAATGGTACCAtgttttttagacatttataggacttttttttctcccacatAATATAGGCTaatactcttaaaactacaGTCATGCAATTTGTTTgcatcaaatacttttaaattgatGCAGCATTTTGAACCAAGACATTGCAGCTGAGCGTATTaatttgtgaaaacattttattctacacGATTGAAAAGAGGACCCTTCTCACCCCTCTCCTAATCTCACTCCTGTTTCCTGGTTAAACCCTAttccaatatatatttttcctagCCAaacatacagttaaagtcaaacgttattaaaagacgtttacatatagtcaacaagagaaaataatagttcaattaaaaaaaacgactctgttcaaaagtttacatacgcttgactCTTATaactgtgttgttaccagaatgatccacagctgcgcttttttgtttagtgatagttgttcatgagtcccttgtttgtcctgaacagttaaactgcctgcttttcttcagaaaaaaaaaatcccacaagctcatcaggtcccacaaatttgtattttcagcatttatgtgtatttgaactctttccaacaatgactgtatgactttgagatccatctttacacactgagaacaattgagggactcatatgcaactattacagaagatttaaacactcactgatgcttcagaaggaaagacgatgcattaagagcatcGTTTTGAACAgatttaagatgtttttcttattttgcctaaatataactttttcatttagtactgcctttcagaagctacagaaggtacttacatgtttctcagaagacaacataagttaaatttaccctgatcctcaaattcaaaatgttttaatgcattgtttctttctgaagcatcagaatggttgcatacgagtctctcagttgtcctcagtgtgaaaaaatggatctcaaaatcatacagtcattgctggaaagagttcaaatacacaaaaatgctgaaaaaccaaatttgtgggacctgaaggatttttttttctgaagaacagcagacagtttatctgttcaggataaacaagagactcatgaacaactattactaaacaaaaaaaaaaaaaacagctgtggattattcaggtaacaacacaatattacgaatcaagcgtatgtaaacttttgaacgaggttatttttacaaattcaactattattttctctgatggactacatttaaacatttttatgtgaaatatcttattcaggtcagtactaaatggcacgcattttgtatgatccctcttattttggtaaaataatcaacattttgaagattctgcAAGATTCTCAACTGTAAGTCAAGTAGAATTCTTCGGCATTCAAAgcaattattcattaaaagacATAAACACACAGTATATCCATAATATGActtgttttaatatttgaaataatttcttTAGTTACAAGTATCTTACACATTTCCTTATGTTACAACAAATGCTTCTGTAGCCGGTTTTCATCATTTTTCCCTTTATGTGACTGAAAGAACTCACACACCAAAAAACGCAGTTTTGATATTTtacggcagctcttaaagtgttATGGTAGAAGCTTTGGAAGCTTTGGTCCATACTGCTCAAGCTAACCTGCAAAGTATGACACAAATGTGAACACTGAAGTGTTACAATCTGCACTGTGATCATGGGTGTGCGGTTGGGAGAGCTTCTTTCTCAGACATTACAGAGCAAAACAGTTTCTCATGTATACAGCTTGGATTTTAGGGAGATCCACAAATCACCCTTCAATCTGCTTCTGAAGATCCAAAGTGCAATATAGGTGTGTATGAGAGATGAGACCACGAGGGTAAGATATTGTTTCAGCACGCAGGACGGTGCGAACGAAGAAGCTTGTTCATTTGCGACATGTCCGATGAGGTGTCCGTTTCTTGGTCACCTCCGCTCGACAACGACTACGCTCATCCAGCCAAGGCAGGTCAAAGTTTctgttgaaataaataaatgcgtattaaatcaaattttcaaaatttacattgttaggAATGTGCAAAAATATCCATTGAACTTACTGCTGTTTCAGATTGGGAAGAGGTCGTCCAAAAGCCACCACTGGCAGGAAGGGTGTCACCATAATGGACTCCACTGaggacaaacacacaaacaaacatgttaaAAGAGCAGACCAATTACTTTTAAGGCTCACAGGAAAAAGGCCATCTGCTGACATACCATCTTCAGAGTCTGGATAGAAGGAGAGCAGCTCTGGTTCGCTCTCCTGAATGACCTTCCTCCTGTTCATTCTTTGCTGTAGACGCTGAAACATCCTCTGCTCACGAATACGCTGGATATCCCACCTGAAAAAGAGAAATGAGATTAAGCGATAGATTGTATAAATGCTCCCATCTATCGGATGCTATATAgaagaacaaaaacacaaacacaaacatcacCTCTTCCTCCTCTTTTCATCCAGCTCAAGTTTTGAATGCCTCTTCAGAAAGACATTGTCTTCTAGACACTGCGCAGAAGAAAGGATGAGCATTTAGATGCATCATTAAGGCTGAACTTTTAATTGAAATAcaatcaaaattgtgatatgGCTTAGTGAAAGTTGCAAAAGGCTGTAATTTAAAAGATTAGTTTACTCCAAAATTTccacattatttactcacccctatgtcatccaagatgttcatgtctttctttagtcaaaaagcaattaaggtttttgaagaaaactttccaggatttttctccatatagtggacttcaacaggttgaaggtccacaTTTCAGCTTCAACCAATtgctcattttctaaaaaaaaaaaaaaatatatatatatatatatatatgtagagtgtaagtaaatgtatgtactttttaaccacaaatgctcatcttgcactagctctttacgcattacataatcaaagtaaaaaaaaaaagaaagttaaatgccactttcaaaaaaaaaaaaaaaaagtaaaacaatgatgtgggattattttgaagttggaggagaaaatgagatggagtttttcaccctaccctacttTTTTGAACCGGAGCACACAGGCAAAGAATTAACCaagcatgacctttccaatgtgattatgtaatgtaatgtaatgtaatgaagTCGTAgacgtgcatcgcagagctagtgcaagacaagcatctgtggttaaaaagtgtataaattagtatttttttttagaaaatggctgaACGCtttgctagaaaagacccttattcctcggctgagccctttgaagctgctttgaaactgtaatttggaccttcaacccgttgatccccattaaagtccactgtatggagaaaaatcctggaatgtttctttttaggagtgaactaatcctttaattaaataaatatatatgtgctGAAGCAGCATCTTGGTTCACAGAAAATACACTAACCTCAGGGATGTCCGATGCCTCTTTCTGCCCCAAAGGCTCTAAGATGCTCTCCCGCCAGGAAGGAACTACATATGGTGAACAGTCATAGATTTAATGATCTTCAGTTTTCTTTAGAATTAATATGATCAAAATCATTAACAGAGAAATTACATCAATTTCTCCCAACCTGCAACTGTGTCCTCATGCACAGGTGAAGGGTCTCGCCACGGTGACGGAGGCGGCTGATGCCAGCGACAGAGGTACATCTCTGTGGTAGTCAGGTAGGGCAGTTCCTCCGACTGAGACTGCAATTCGGGCTCTGTCTCTTCCTGGGGTTCCTCCTTCTGAGCTGGGTCTTCCTGTGGTGGTGGCGATGGTGGTGACCTAGGCTGCCCACGTCGTGACCTACTCATCCGGGAGTCCTGGAAAAGAAACCTCCTTTATGGGGGTGAAAGAACAGAACATAATTAGTTTTATCAATTCTCAAAATTTCAGATACAGCACATTAGTTTGAAATAATGAGGATGAagcaaccaaaaatgaaaattctgtcatttacactTCCTCatgtaaaagtttaaaagaaaaactagGCAACGTGCAGAGATATAGCAGAGTTGTGCTTTGGGCATCCCAAGGTCGAGTTCTGGCTTGCGGACCTTTCCCCATCCCCTCTTCCACTTCACTTCATGTCtcattattgataataatgggAATCTTAATAATGGCCAAAAAACGCCAAAACGATTTCTTTCGTCCATACAATGGAAGCCAATATTCGTCAAAATATCTTCTAGTCAACCATACTGGTTTGAATCGAATTGAGGGCCAGGTAAATGATGactttttgggtaaactatccttgTAAATCTttcatacagatactgtaaaatgaaattcaaggagttttcaagcactacttttgattttcaaggacttcaatcataGATCAGTTTTTacaactgtactgccttaatagtttgatgttttctactgttgaagaaaaaaaaatttgaaaaaaaaaaaattcacaaaatcgCTGCGAAATCCTAatgtgaaacaaatgatttgtgaacccgctccaaagttccgatctaaatcaaatgagtcTCAATAATAGGAAtcatgatagaatgatagaaatcatttgatttagatcggaactttggagcgagTTTGTGATTCTTTTgtcgaagttccaatctgatctaaagcaaaagttTCGCAAACCTGCTCCGAAATTCCAACCTAAATCAAATTAGTCAAGGCCCACACTCCGAAATTCCGatccgatctaaagcaaaagatttgcgaacccactccaaagttccgatcgaAATCATATTATTTGCATTCTACGCTCTGAAGTCCTGACCTGGATATTGATTAGTGAACCATCAGAGCGCGGATCTCAAATCATTTGATTAGAACAGGACTTCAAATCGTgcatcgcaaatcatttgatttgaatcattcaatttgcaaactgattcacaaacccattccgatctgaaacaaatgattaatGATACGCGAAGctcaaatttaaatcaaatgatttgcgatacacgatttgaagtcccgatctgaaacgaACGATTCATGATCCAATTGGagtgctttgaaacagtgaatcattttgcgaagcaatggtataactgattcagagtttcaagAAAAGCTCCATTTTTACCCATCACTATGTGCTTTTTATAATCGTAACAAGCGATGCTGAAATTCAAAAATTCGAAATCTGGCTtatgctagtgaatcgcttgaaattaATGATCAAAGTCATGAGTTGGAATCAATCAGAGCAGTTCCAGTGTAAATGACataattgatttggttcatctgttcctcttttttgcatcttcagccatgtttatacaacactgtcagtactacgtCTTGCTTAGCTCGactgttttctgacattaactgaaataagtgaaaaagTGCTTATTTAGATACATTgcctttcaataattcaagcacttttcaagtacctcttcgggaatattaccattttcaaaggctttccaggccttaaatttcaaaaagtcaaattaaagtACTTCAGGCATTTTAAACACCTTGTTCATGTTCATACCTTTTCAGGTTTTTTCCTCCTCTTCCAAAGTACGTTTGCTTTGGGGTTTGAACTCGCCCCTCAGATTGCTGGACGTCATCTGTGGAAGCAGTCTCGGCATCAGGCTCCTTACGACGAGAAGGACGGGATTCGGTACCCTCTTTTTTCACCATCTGCAGCCGACGCTCCATGCGTTCAATACGTGCCATTagctacaaacacacacctgtgtTAGGCTGTGTATTAAACACTGGGTTCAGGTGAATaagtgaaacaaaaaacaagtgtTACAAAATAACAAGTGGGAAACTATGAATGCGCCGTTATAATAGTTTAACcttttatttcacaaaagaagaaaaaagtgcAAAACTGCTAGTGTACCATCTCTTTTTCAGCTTTGAGGTCATCAATCTCTTTGCTCTTGTTGTGCAGTTGCTTCTGCTGCTGTTCAATCAGTTCCAGTTGCAGCAACAGGATCTGTCGGATGCAGCTGGTTTGCGTATCCACGAGGCCGGAGCCTTTCCTCACATTCCGCCGCTTCCCATCGGGACTGTTCTCCGGCGAGGGGACCCCCACGACCGCCCCCACTTGCCCTCCGTCTCTCCGCTGATTGCTGCCATTTGATACCATGGGATCCATCTTCCCCACGTGGTTGTGATTGGCCTGACAAAACAGTGATTTGCTCTTAACCGGGGAACCTTCGGCCCCCATCTGCTTGGTTGACGGGAGTGTCAAGGCCCCCAGCGTCTCCCAGTTCTCCTCCTGCCCGAGGTTCCCTGTTGGAGATTGGTCAGGGCAGCTCAACGCGTTCTGACGGCTGATATTTGCTTTGCTGTGCAGGTGATACTTTTGATTTACACTGTTGTGGATCGTGCTCAGCACATGGGTGGCGAAGTCGCGGCTTTCCTTCTTCAGGCCGGCCAGGGGTTCGTGGGCTCCTGCTGGCTTCTTGCTGAGGCTCGCGTCCAGTCTGTGTCCTCCACTCGTGAACACAGTGGATCGCATAGTCATTGCGACTTACTCCAGTTGGAGATGTTTTACCAACATCCACCTCTATATATGAGGAGGATTTGGGACAGGCTGAATGTGTGTCCTTGAGGCCCCTTTTCTATAGCCATTCTGGGGGAAGAGAACAAAATCTTGGATTTATTGTGAGATCTGACAAGGCACAAAATCTTATTTGACAAGACAAACTAgtttaaaagcaaaattaaaagGTAGGCATACACTGACTGATATAGGGCTGATATGTTGCTTTAACTGTGTTCTGAGACTTTAAAGCTCTAACGTTTTAATTATAGAAACACTGTATGAGTAGATTTCCAAAATTATGTCTATGGCTACACTAAGCTAACCTTCAGCACCCTTCCCATCTGTTGAGTGTGCATTGGTACCTATAGATGCATTGCATGCGTTGTTTACTGTTTCAGAAAGGACGTCCGATCACAGCTTATATGCATGCAGCTGGGAGTTTTATAATATACAGTGAAACTCCAGAGTTGTCGTGTGGGCAGGCAGCGTCCACCATTTTAgatatacagcaaaaacaatgacAATCATTTTTAGCAGTTCCCTTCGTCTGCTCTTGAGGGACGATGACGCCATTTTAAGCCATGCAATCATGCTGCTTATTTAAATGCTGAATGAGGCATATCGCAACTACCGACGAACTTGTTCTTCATTAATTTGCATcgacatattatttaaatttcccTGACCCCCGCCCGAACTCACCTATCGCCTTCCTTTAGCCCACTTTCCGATTTTGTTTGAATCTGCGCACACGGCGCATGCGCGGTGCGTTCGGATTCTGATTGGCCGCTTGCGGAACAACATTTCGTGGCGGGCTCGCTGGTCTTCAGGTTTGCATGATGACATCATGCAGAGACGCACTGAAGTTAACATGCAAGCACTGTTACtcatatacaaaaatatgagTAAAATCATGAACCGAGAACTTGTGAAGAAGTCGCAGACGAATATAACAAATGCTTGTTTATTAGCTCAATATTAAAGGTTTTAACAGTTAGGCTACATAAATATACAGGacctgattaaataaatactgaggAGTGCTGGTGGCTGATTTGCTGGCAATGCATTCTGGCAAACTGCCATACTAACATACACTGTTAGGTGTGCAAACAAACTTGGCATTAaaagaaatgtgaccctggaccacaaaactatttttatacatgaataaataagctttccattgatgtatggtttgttgggttaagacaatatttggcccgaGATACGACTAGTTGAAAATacggaatctgatggtgcaaaaaaaaaaaaaaaaaatttagaaaatcGCCTGTTGTACAAATGAAGCTCttattaatgcatattactaatcaaaaattaagttttgatatatttacggtaggaaatttataaaatatctttacttaatatcctatatttttttgcataaaataaagaaaatcgataattttgacccatacaatgtattttttggctattgctacaaatatacctgtgctatttatgactggttttgtggtgcaggtcACAAAAGTGTTAGATACATGCAGTACTTAATATTTACActcaaaaaatacttttgttaaacttacaaatattgtaaaaatactgGAACATTCAATATTCTAACAGACAGAATCAGtgataaatctgtcatttttttctcaaaacaagaaaaaaaaatttaattcattaaaacatcctcatgtcatgtatatatatatatatatatatatagacacacttAATTTCTCAGGATGTTAACAGATATTTCGATGTTTATCTAAATACTGATTAACCTTTCAGTTCCAGTCATCAGTTCAGTCagtttataaatacaaaatgtgtCCAGTCTGTAAATGTGAACAGATCATCTGGTTCCTCTTAAGATGTCACATTTGCTGTTCTGTTGTTTGGTCATCAGCTGctaaggggggaaaaaatattaataaaataaacccaCATTAATAAaggcatttaaagggatagttcagccaaaaatgaaaagtcattaattactcaccctcatgttgttccaaacccataagaccttcatcttcagaacacaaattaagatatttttgatgaaagctTTATGCAACaaccaagaaaggtagtaaggacatttttgaaatagtgcatgtgacatcagcgattcaactgtaatgttatgaagccacgagaatactttttatgtgcgaataaaacacaacaactttactcaaaaacaattttttctcttcctTTTTCAACACAccttcacaagagtaccacgacaTACTTGTGTGATGCTGCTGACATCGAGTCTCTTAGTTCATCACCTGTATATTCTGGTTTAAATAAGTAAGGCTTGCATGTACAGCATGCATCatcttctgcttgtaaacaaggcgcagCACATCCGGATTCTGCGTCAGAATGCATGTATCATGGTACTCTTCCGAACGTGCATTGAAAACtcacacagaagagaagaaattgaataaaccctttagttttgtttttgttgtgcacaaagtattctcatagcttcatacaattacagttgaaccactgacatggactattttaacaatgtccttactatttttctgggccttgaacttaaacgtgtcagttgtgttgctgtctatgcagagtcagaaagctctcagatttctcaaatattttaatatgtttaattagtgtaattaatgacacaattttaatttttgaatgaactattcctttaactctCTTAATAAcgtatgtataaatatatatgagcACATTACAGGACAAACCTGTAGCAGGTACGTAGATGATCTGCAATATGAAGACAGAAATACAGTTATACAGCCTGGCCACCAGAGCTTATGCCTTACAGCTTGAATCTGATGTATTGGTTAAACagtgtgagtgtatgtgtgcatgtgtaccTGCTCAGGCTGTGAAATTCTCCTCCTCCATATTATAAAGGCAGCCAAAAGTCCAAaaacacacagcagcagaagTACAGAGGGAACTACAATTACAGGATCAGGACCAGGttctggaaaaagaaaaaaaattatatattgatacacactatatacatatatgtatgtttgtgaccctggaccacacaaAACAAGTGaaattgaaattgagatttattttatctaaaagctgaataaataagctttccattggtttgttaggatagggccaTATTTTGATCAGAGATacaaactatttgaaaatctggaatctgagggtgcaacaaaatctaaataccgagaaaatcacctttgaagttgtccaaatgaagttcttagcaatgcatattactaaccaaaaattacgttttcatatttttacggtaggaaatttacaaaatatcttcatggatcgtgacctttacctaatatcctaatgatttttggcataaaagaaaaatcgataattttgacccatattgttggctatcgctacaaatatacccgtgctacttatggctggttttgtggtccagggtcacacatatagTATAAATAAGCTAGCCCTTTCAATCCGAGGTACCTATATTGATGTCAAGCTTGTTATCCAGGCTAAGGTGAGTCACAGTACATGTGTAGGTGTGTCTTTCTCTTTGTTCTTCAGCACTGAGCTCCACACTCTTCCTCATCTGATAGGTTCCATCAGGATTGGGCAGCAGTTCACCTCCTGTGACCCTCTCCTTATCAACTGGCTGGCCATCTTGAAGCAGGGTCAGATTAATGTGACGTGGGTAAAAACCAGTTGCCAGACAGGTCATCTGAACTACACCCGCCTCCGTCCAATAGCGTTTAATCACTCTCACTCTGGGCTTTACTGTCAAAAGAGTAAGCGGGAAACACATCATTAATGTTTTCCAAACTaaacagtgcattttttggagTTTACATCAACTGACCTCTTGCCATCACATGCTTCTTCTCCTTCGTTAGATATTTCCTAAGCTGGCTAATGCACAAAGGCCGGTAAAAGTGGGCATAGAGCCACGCGTCGTACTCCAGCTGTGCCCTACTCTTTATGACAGGCCATTTCCAGTGAGTCTGCTGGTCTCCTTGAACAGTATAGCGTCGTTCAAAGCCGCTCTCGCCATTAAAAGCCTCCAACGTCATCATGTGGCCAGGCTCATCACGGAGAAGTTCACATCCAACCAGTCTCTGTTGCACGTGAAGGCCTTGGGAAGAAACACAGAGTTTTAGATGCACATATGCAAGGACGGAGTTTAAAATTCTGGTTATGCTTATGACATTAACACAGATAGTGCTTAAAAAGCAGAACTGATAAATTTAGCTGACAACTTAAATTACTGACTCTGTCACAACAGTTCACTAAAACAGTctgccattcaaatgtttttttttttttttactagtatCTACTATGCCCACAAcagctgcaattatttgatagaaaattacagtaaaaacagcaatattgtgaaatatttttacaatttaaaatagctattttctgtttgaatatatttataaaataaatttattcctgtgatccaaagctgaattttcagcatcattactccagtcttcagtgccacatgatctttcagaaatcattctaatatgctgatttgcctcTTATTACTGCGAGTTATCATCATTAGAGAATAATTACCTCTTGTGTAATTAAGGTAATCAATTAAGTAGTATGCTTT
It contains:
- the LOC127163309 gene encoding major histocompatibility complex class I-related gene protein isoform X1, whose product is MKTKAYYLIDYLNYTRGLHVQQRLVGCELLRDEPGHMMTLEAFNGESGFERRYTVQGDQQTHWKWPVIKSRAQLEYDAWLYAHFYRPLCISQLRKYLTKEKKHVMARVKPRVRVIKRYWTEAGVVQMTCLATGFYPRHINLTLLQDGQPVDKERVTGGELLPNPDGTYQMRKSVELSAEEQRERHTYTCTVTHLSLDNKLDINIEPGPDPVIVVPSVLLLLCVFGLLAAFIIWRRRISQPEQIIYVPATAADDQTTEQQM
- the LOC127163309 gene encoding major histocompatibility complex class I-related gene protein isoform X2, producing MKTKAYYLIDYLNYTRGLHVQQRLVGCELLRDEPGHMMTLEAFNGESGFERRYTVQGDQQTHWKWPVIKSRAQLEYDAWLYAHFYRPLCISQLRKYLTKEKKHVMARVKPRVRVIKRYWTEAGVVQMTCLATGFYPRHINLTLLQDGQPVDKERVTGGELLPNPDGTYQMRKSVELSAEEQRERHTYTCTVTHLSLDNKLDINIEPGPDPVIVVPSVLLLLCVFGLLAAFIIWRRRISQPEQIIYVPATADDQTTEQQM
- the msl1a gene encoding male-specific lethal 1-like 1, whose protein sequence is MTMRSTVFTSGGHRLDASLSKKPAGAHEPLAGLKKESRDFATHVLSTIHNSVNQKYHLHSKANISRQNALSCPDQSPTGNLGQEENWETLGALTLPSTKQMGAEGSPVKSKSLFCQANHNHVGKMDPMVSNGSNQRRDGGQVGAVVGVPSPENSPDGKRRNVRKGSGLVDTQTSCIRQILLLQLELIEQQQKQLHNKSKEIDDLKAEKEMLMARIERMERRLQMVKKEGTESRPSRRKEPDAETASTDDVQQSEGRVQTPKQTYFGRGGKNLKRRFLFQDSRMSRSRRGQPRSPPSPPPQEDPAQKEEPQEETEPELQSQSEELPYLTTTEMYLCRWHQPPPSPWRDPSPVHEDTVAVPSWRESILEPLGQKEASDIPECLEDNVFLKRHSKLELDEKRRKRWDIQRIREQRMFQRLQQRMNRRKVIQESEPELLSFYPDSEDVESIMVTPFLPVVAFGRPLPNLKQQNFDLPWLDERSRCRAEVTKKRTPHRTCRK